One Ciconia boyciana chromosome 9, ASM3463844v1, whole genome shotgun sequence genomic window carries:
- the CXXC5 gene encoding CXXC-type zinc finger protein 5 — MSNSGSHQDTGNKPETEKNNQDDSQPPVNSERRNKSGIISEPLNKSLKKSRPLSHYSTFGSSSSVSEHSEKGNPLANGNEATVDKSHSTSKHKNISSMLSKLDRVSEISSEGQTALQQFAQSTEMLKRVVQEHLPLASDHGTGISDMEAVSAAETMNSPSDFPYLGAFPINPGLFIMTPAGVFLAESALHMAGLAEYPMQNELASAINSGKKKRKRCGMCPPCRRRINCEQCSSCRNRKTGHQICKFRKCEELKKKPSAALEKVMLPTGAAFRWFQ; from the exons ATGTCAAATTCGGGCTCCCATCAAGACACTGGGAACAagccagagacagaaaaaaataaccaagatGACTCTCAACCCCCTGTCAACTCCGAGAGGAGGAACAAAAGTGGAATAATAAGTGAACCTTTGAACAAAAGTCTTAAGAAGTCCCGTCCACTCTCCCACTATTCCACCTTTGGTAGTAGCAGCTCGGTAAGCGAACATTCAGAGAAAGGCAACCCCTTAGCTAATGGCAACGAAGCGACTGTGGATAAAAGTCATTCTACCTCAAAGCACAAAAACATCTCTAGTATGCTGAGCAAATTAGACCGGGTGTCGGAGATCTCCTCAGAAGGACAGACCGCCCTACAACAGTTTGCTCAGTCAACAGAAATGCTCAAAAGAGTGGTACAGGAGCATCTTCCTCTAGCAAGCGACCACGGGACTGGTATCTCTGACATGGAGGCAGTCTCAGCTGCAGAGACAATGAACAGCCCCTCTGATTTTCCTTACCTGGGGGCTTTTCCCATCAACCCAGGCCTTTTCATTATGACCCCTGCTGGCGTGTTTCTGGCAGAGAGCGCGCTCCATATGGCTGGCTTGGCAGAGTATCCCATGCAGAATGAGTTGGCATCTGCCATCAATTCGGGGAAAAAGAAACGGAAAAGATGCGGCATGTGCCCGCCCTGCCGAAGACGGATAAACTGCGAGCAGTGCAGCAGTTGTAGGAATCGCAAAACTGGTCACCAGATTTGCAAATTCCGAAAATGTGAAGAACTCAAAAAGAAGCCTTCTGCAGCACTGGAG aagGTGATGCTTCCTACAGGAGCCGCGTTCAGATGGTTCCAGTAG